The Microbacterium sp. KUDC0406 genome includes a window with the following:
- a CDS encoding ABC transporter transmembrane domain-containing protein, producing MSRLPAVNDPWVSEARRAASAAPAPRPDLDSAPRGALYGLGLLAALRALGLVLIAEAVARGIAALAGGGLDERTSRTVVLLGALGVVLRVGGEWATAVLARRIATGVKLDLRSRLWRRLAEGGESGGGTAVLAADGLDAVDDYYVQSIPAMISAAVVPIIVGLRILGADWVSALVVVLTLPLVPLFMVLIGKHTQQRTDAALTALTRLADHLAELARGLPVIVGLGRVREQTRALDVVQRRYRQRTEETLRWAFLSALALELIATLSVAVVAVLLGIRLLNGTMELEPALIALILAPECFLALREMGAAFHASQDGLSALGRAEELLARPSRHDLRCAEPGPVQLSDVTVRYAGRPDAVLHSLSATLAGITAVTGPSGAGKSTLLAALAGTLPADAAVAGSITGVRADGVAWAPQAPQFFADTPRAELALLEAGSAALEEVGLASLTDAFTAELSPGSSADWPWRAPWPGWTTVHDCSCSTSPPLTSTVAPPISYGPPCCAVRVAA from the coding sequence GTGAGTCGACTGCCGGCCGTGAACGATCCCTGGGTGAGCGAAGCCCGGCGCGCGGCTTCCGCCGCGCCCGCGCCCCGCCCCGACCTGGATTCCGCCCCGCGCGGCGCCCTGTACGGCCTCGGCCTGCTCGCGGCGCTGCGGGCGCTGGGCCTCGTGCTGATCGCCGAGGCCGTGGCCCGTGGCATCGCCGCCCTCGCCGGTGGAGGTCTCGACGAGCGCACGAGTCGCACCGTCGTCCTCCTCGGCGCGCTGGGCGTCGTGCTCCGCGTCGGCGGCGAATGGGCGACCGCCGTGCTCGCCCGTCGCATCGCAACCGGCGTCAAGCTCGATCTGCGCTCTCGTCTGTGGCGGCGCCTGGCGGAAGGCGGGGAGTCCGGCGGAGGCACTGCCGTGCTCGCCGCCGACGGGCTGGATGCGGTCGATGACTACTACGTGCAGTCCATCCCCGCGATGATCTCGGCCGCGGTGGTGCCGATCATCGTCGGCCTTCGGATACTCGGCGCCGACTGGGTGAGCGCGCTGGTCGTCGTGCTGACGCTGCCGCTGGTGCCGCTGTTCATGGTGCTGATCGGCAAGCACACCCAGCAGCGGACGGATGCCGCGCTCACCGCGCTCACCCGTCTCGCCGACCATCTCGCCGAGCTGGCCCGCGGCCTGCCGGTGATCGTCGGCCTCGGCAGGGTGCGTGAGCAGACCCGCGCCCTCGACGTCGTGCAGCGCCGGTACCGCCAGAGGACCGAGGAGACGCTGCGCTGGGCGTTCCTCTCCGCCCTCGCGCTGGAGCTGATCGCCACGCTGTCGGTGGCCGTGGTCGCCGTGCTCCTCGGCATCCGCCTGCTGAACGGCACGATGGAGCTCGAACCCGCACTGATCGCCCTGATCCTCGCCCCGGAGTGCTTCCTCGCGCTGCGCGAGATGGGCGCTGCGTTCCACGCCTCGCAGGACGGCCTCTCCGCACTGGGGCGGGCGGAAGAGCTGCTCGCCCGCCCCTCGCGGCACGATCTGCGGTGCGCGGAGCCGGGGCCGGTGCAGCTGAGCGACGTCACCGTCCGATACGCCGGCCGTCCGGACGCCGTGCTCCACAGCCTCTCAGCCACCCTCGCCGGCATCACCGCAGTGACCGGGCCCAGTGGGGCGGGCAAATCGACGCTGCTGGCAGCCCTCGCCGGCACCCTTCCGGCGGATGCCGCGGTCGCCGGTTCGATCACCGGAGTGCGCGCCGACGGCGTCGCCTGGGCGCCGCAGGCGCCGCAGTTCTTCGCGGACACGCCCCGTGCCGAGCTCGCGCTGCTCGAGGCGGGCTCCGCCGCGCTGGAGGAGGTCGGGCTCGCCTCGCTCACGGATGCGTTCACCGCCGAGCTGAGCCCGGGGAGCAGCGCCGACTGGCCGTGGCGCGCGCCCTGGCCCGGGTGGACGACGGTGCACGACTGCTCCTGCTCGACGAGCCCACCGCTCACCTCGACCGTCGCGCCGCCGATCTCGTACGGGCCGCCGTGCTGCGCCGTGCGCGTCGCTGCGTAG
- the cydC gene encoding thiol reductant ABC exporter subunit CydC, which yields MLDGAVPAPARGNAPEGEGVAAAASGVSVPEPAPRQDASAPLGLTLRSLLRSHRWVWAGSILLAALTASFGIALTALSGWLIVRASVEEYIMYLLVAIVGVRAFGIGRAVSRYAERLVSHRATLRVIDDLRLRMWGAIAARGAGARRLLSGGAPLDYLVTLSGDLRDQLPRVLPPLGTGALVLLAAVVTTGLVAPGLTVTVAAVLVLAVLVASLLAVVSERRAGAARVAARSEIVRATAALAAAADDLRSNGAVPTALRILDRSAGELASAERRAAWSAGLGAAVVTAGVTLLAVLVPLLSPDLPAERASVIALVALALAEPLVAFVGAVGRMPALSALLTRLAPVLEPAPEVAWGGGRLEAPVSELELDRVGIRYPGSTEPAVDDASARIRHGHWLVIDGPSGSGKSTLLSAIMGALPVQSGTIRANRVPITGLSERAWRDLVAWCPQDAYVFDSTIRGNLLLARAHGDAPDDETMVAALRMAGLQSLVQRLGLDARVGPGGSALSGGERQRLAVARALLTRADVILLDEPTAHLDTPTAAAMMADVRSATEDRIVVLVSHRADDRRDGDGILRLGAAGGSGRETAEAVAHAGRA from the coding sequence GTGCTCGACGGTGCGGTTCCCGCGCCGGCACGCGGGAACGCTCCCGAGGGCGAAGGCGTCGCGGCGGCGGCATCCGGTGTCTCGGTTCCGGAGCCGGCGCCTCGACAGGACGCGTCAGCGCCGCTCGGACTCACGCTGCGCTCCCTGCTGCGGTCGCACCGCTGGGTGTGGGCCGGATCGATCCTGCTCGCCGCGCTGACGGCGAGCTTCGGGATCGCCCTGACGGCGCTGTCGGGCTGGCTGATCGTGAGGGCCAGTGTCGAGGAGTACATCATGTACCTCCTGGTCGCGATCGTCGGCGTGCGGGCGTTCGGCATCGGGCGAGCCGTGAGCCGGTATGCCGAGCGCCTCGTCTCGCACCGCGCGACCCTGCGCGTGATCGACGACCTGCGGCTGAGGATGTGGGGTGCGATAGCCGCCCGCGGTGCGGGAGCGCGCCGGCTGCTCTCCGGCGGCGCGCCGCTGGACTACCTCGTGACCCTGTCCGGCGACCTGCGCGATCAGCTGCCGCGCGTGCTGCCGCCGCTCGGCACCGGCGCGCTCGTCCTGCTGGCGGCCGTGGTGACCACGGGCCTCGTCGCGCCCGGCCTCACCGTCACGGTGGCGGCGGTGCTCGTGCTCGCCGTGCTGGTCGCCTCGCTTCTGGCCGTGGTCTCCGAGCGGCGCGCCGGTGCCGCACGAGTCGCGGCGCGCTCCGAGATCGTGCGCGCGACGGCCGCCCTCGCCGCGGCGGCAGACGACCTGCGCAGCAACGGTGCCGTGCCGACGGCGCTGCGGATACTCGACCGGAGCGCGGGAGAACTCGCCTCTGCAGAGCGCCGTGCGGCGTGGTCGGCTGGTCTCGGCGCCGCGGTCGTCACCGCGGGTGTCACGCTGCTCGCCGTCCTCGTGCCGCTGCTCTCGCCGGACCTGCCCGCCGAGCGCGCTTCGGTGATCGCGCTGGTGGCGCTCGCGCTGGCAGAGCCGCTGGTCGCCTTCGTCGGTGCGGTCGGACGGATGCCGGCACTGAGCGCTCTGCTGACGCGCCTCGCTCCGGTGCTGGAGCCGGCGCCGGAGGTAGCCTGGGGCGGCGGGCGGCTGGAGGCGCCGGTCTCCGAGCTGGAGCTGGATCGCGTCGGCATCCGCTACCCCGGCTCCACGGAGCCGGCCGTCGATGACGCGAGCGCCCGTATCCGCCACGGCCACTGGCTGGTGATCGACGGGCCTTCGGGCTCGGGCAAGTCCACACTGCTCTCGGCGATCATGGGCGCCCTCCCTGTGCAGAGCGGCACGATCCGCGCGAACCGCGTTCCGATCACCGGCCTGTCCGAGCGTGCCTGGCGCGACCTGGTCGCCTGGTGTCCTCAGGACGCCTACGTGTTCGACTCCACCATCCGCGGCAATCTGCTGCTCGCTCGGGCGCACGGCGACGCGCCGGACGACGAGACCATGGTCGCGGCACTGCGGATGGCGGGGCTGCAGTCACTCGTGCAGCGGCTCGGCCTCGACGCTCGGGTGGGCCCCGGCGGCTCCGCACTGTCCGGCGGCGAGCGTCAGCGTCTCGCGGTCGCCCGCGCACTGCTCACGCGCGCAGACGTCATCCTGCTCGACGAACCCACCGCCCATCTGGATACGCCGACGGCCGCCGCGATGATGGCCGACGTCAGATCCGCGACCGAGGATCGCATCGTGGTGCTGGTCTCGCACCGCGCGGACGACCGCCGTG